TTACACCTTCATTTATGTCATAATGAGTTACTATGCTGCTGGCGATCGATATAGGCAATACCAACGTTACGTTCGGCGTCTTTAACGGGGATAAGATCAAGACGACCTGGCGTGTCTCCACCGCCATCCACCGCACATCCGACGAATACGCTCATCTGATGCTGTCCCTGATGGAACGGCGGGGAGTAACCGGGCCGCAGATCAAGGACGTGGTCATCTGCAGCGTGGTCCCTCCCATGCTGATCGTCTTCGAACAGGTGTGCAAGAGCTTCCTCAAGAAGGCACCACTCATTGTAGAGGCCGGCGTCAAGACGGGCGTCCGCATCGATATGGACAACCCGCGCGAGGTAGGGCCCGACCGTATCGTCAACGCCGTCGCAGCCCATAATCTGTATGGAGGGCCGGTCATCGTAATCGACATGGGCACCGCCACCACGTTCGATGTCGTTTCAAAAGACGGCCGCTATATCGGAGGCGCCATCGCCCCGGGCATTGCCATCGCCACCGAGGCTTTATTCACCCGCACGGCGGTACTGCCCAGAATCGAGTTGGCCATACCCAAGAAGGCCATCGGCCGCAACTCTGTGGCCGCCATGCAATCGGGCATAGTGTTC
The nucleotide sequence above comes from Dehalococcoidia bacterium. Encoded proteins:
- a CDS encoding type III pantothenate kinase; the encoded protein is MLLAIDIGNTNVTFGVFNGDKIKTTWRVSTAIHRTSDEYAHLMLSLMERRGVTGPQIKDVVICSVVPPMLIVFEQVCKSFLKKAPLIVEAGVKTGVRIDMDNPREVGPDRIVNAVAAHNLYGGPVIVIDMGTATTFDVVSKDGRYIGGAIAPGIAIATEALFTRTAVLPRIELAIPKKAIGRNSVAAMQSGIVFGYIGLIEGLVQRIQAELEVKAKVVATGGFATMAPQASAVIDVVNPDLTLIGLRLIYNMNRD